A portion of the Flavobacterium limnophilum genome contains these proteins:
- a CDS encoding glycoside hydrolase family 3 protein produces the protein MTLEQKIGQFFFPAVFINDTEENIQETERLIKEHHIGGLTFFHSRASAATNYESKKKIVFNDDSYERLKELVIRFQKCANTPLLMSIDAEWGLAMRVEKTPQYPYAITLGALPSGSKQLVYQIGKQIGLDLKSAGIHYNLAPLADINNNPNNPVIGYRSFGQNKEKVARFAIEYLRGMNDVGVLGCLKHFPGHGNTSVDSHLGLPVLEETLEELMENELFPFIKGIENNVDSIMIGHLAVPALNDGKNTSATLSKAIIQDLLRKQLGYDGLVISDALNMHSVSKLYDKKGQLEWEAFNAGNDVLCFAENVAEGIQEILKNASPDRIEASFERLMKCKQKAGIVGGHTDPEGTLDFESASDLNRKIANSSITKIKDKLNSLTLFEAKNNDELAKLSLYKNLDNVFFEALTIPLPSPKFALEKVDENAISNLEKNLADFDTVLIALFVPKAKPMNNFDIDDSVLAFLGKLFTAKKCVLYVFGNPYALQVIPNLESALGIIEVYQDFPEFQESAAQQLIENTKCKGSLPVAVKGL, from the coding sequence ATGACATTAGAACAAAAAATAGGACAATTCTTTTTTCCGGCCGTTTTCATCAACGATACCGAAGAAAACATTCAGGAAACGGAGCGTTTAATAAAGGAACACCACATTGGTGGACTGACCTTTTTTCATAGCAGGGCCAGTGCTGCAACCAACTATGAATCCAAGAAAAAAATAGTTTTCAACGACGATAGTTACGAACGCTTAAAAGAACTCGTTATCCGCTTTCAAAAATGTGCCAATACGCCACTTTTGATGAGTATCGATGCGGAATGGGGATTGGCGATGCGGGTCGAAAAAACACCACAATATCCTTATGCCATAACTCTTGGCGCTTTGCCAAGCGGTTCCAAACAGTTAGTTTACCAGATAGGAAAACAAATAGGGTTGGACTTGAAATCGGCGGGAATTCATTATAATTTGGCACCTTTGGCGGACATCAACAACAACCCGAACAATCCCGTGATTGGTTATCGCTCTTTTGGTCAAAACAAGGAAAAAGTGGCCCGTTTTGCCATCGAATATTTACGCGGAATGAATGATGTTGGGGTTTTGGGTTGCCTCAAACATTTTCCGGGTCACGGAAACACCAGCGTAGATTCGCATTTGGGATTGCCGGTTTTGGAAGAAACCTTGGAAGAATTAATGGAAAACGAATTGTTTCCGTTCATCAAAGGAATTGAGAACAATGTAGATTCGATTATGATAGGACATTTGGCGGTTCCAGCCTTGAATGATGGGAAAAACACTTCGGCCACACTGTCAAAAGCAATCATTCAAGATCTTTTGCGCAAGCAGTTGGGTTATGATGGTTTGGTTATTTCTGATGCTTTGAACATGCACAGCGTTTCTAAATTGTATGACAAGAAAGGGCAACTCGAATGGGAAGCTTTCAACGCAGGAAATGACGTGTTGTGTTTTGCCGAAAACGTGGCCGAGGGGATACAGGAAATTCTAAAAAATGCATCGCCAGATAGAATCGAGGCTAGTTTTGAACGTTTGATGAAATGCAAGCAAAAAGCCGGAATAGTAGGTGGTCATACTGATCCTGAAGGAACTTTAGATTTTGAATCCGCTTCCGATTTAAACCGGAAAATTGCGAATTCCAGTATTACCAAAATAAAAGACAAGCTGAATAGTTTGACCCTTTTCGAAGCCAAAAACAATGATGAACTTGCCAAACTAAGCCTTTACAAAAACTTGGATAACGTTTTTTTTGAAGCACTGACTATTCCGCTGCCTTCACCAAAATTTGCATTGGAAAAAGTGGATGAAAATGCCATTAGTAACTTAGAGAAAAATCTAGCTGATTTTGACACTGTTTTAATTGCACTTTTTGTTCCAAAAGCAAAACCCATGAATAATTTTGACATTGACGACTCTGTTTTGGCCTTTTTAGGAAAATTATTTACTGCCAAAAAATGTGTTTTGTATGTTTTTGGAAATCCGTATGCTTTGCAGGTCATTCCAAATTTGGAGTCCGCATTGGGAATTATCGAGGTCTATCAAGACTTCCCTGAATTTCAAGAAAGTGCAGCTCAACAATTAATTGAAAACACGAAATGTAAAGGTAGTTTGCCGGTAGCTGTAAAAGGTCTTTAG
- a CDS encoding peroxiredoxin, giving the protein MSLVGKKFPSIAVDAISEMGDNLKINIFEEAVNNNKKVLLFWYPKDFTFVCPTELHAFQAALPEFEKRNTIVIGASCDTNEVHFAWLNTPKNNGGIEGVTYPLLADTTRNLSAALGILDAEAGAYNEDADTYLVEGSNVTYRATYLIDETGKIFHESVNDMPLGRNVNEYLRLVDAYTHIQTKGEVCPANWEAGKDAMTADRNSTAAYLSAN; this is encoded by the coding sequence ATGTCATTAGTAGGAAAAAAATTCCCAAGCATTGCAGTAGACGCCATATCGGAAATGGGCGATAATTTGAAAATCAATATTTTTGAAGAAGCGGTAAACAACAACAAGAAAGTATTGCTTTTTTGGTATCCAAAAGATTTTACATTTGTTTGTCCAACAGAATTACACGCTTTTCAAGCCGCTTTACCAGAATTCGAAAAAAGAAATACTATTGTAATTGGTGCTTCTTGCGATACTAACGAAGTACATTTTGCTTGGTTAAACACCCCAAAAAACAACGGTGGAATCGAAGGCGTAACTTACCCACTTTTGGCTGATACTACCCGAAATTTGTCGGCTGCATTGGGAATTTTGGATGCAGAAGCAGGAGCTTACAACGAAGATGCGGACACTTATTTGGTAGAAGGTTCCAACGTGACCTACAGAGCAACTTATTTGATTGACGAAACAGGAAAAATTTTCCACGAAAGCGTAAACGACATGCCATTGGGTCGCAACGTAAACGAATATTTGAGACTGGTTGATGCCTACACCCATATCCAGACTAAAGGAGAAGTTTGTCCAGCCAACTGGGAAGCTGGAAAAGACGCCATGACAGCAGACAGAAACAGTACTGCCGCTTATTTAAGTGCAAACTAA
- a CDS encoding thioredoxin family protein, with protein MLIELNEDTLQDLVSKNEKVVVQFSASWCGNCRIMKPKFKKLASENENLTFVLVDAENSPESRKLANVSNLPTFATFVNGKLVNETQTNKQEVLIELVNDIA; from the coding sequence ATGTTAATCGAATTAAACGAAGATACCCTACAGGATTTAGTTTCCAAAAACGAAAAAGTCGTGGTTCAATTTTCTGCCTCTTGGTGTGGAAATTGCCGAATCATGAAACCAAAATTCAAAAAATTGGCTTCAGAAAATGAGAACTTGACTTTTGTTTTGGTGGATGCCGAGAATTCACCTGAATCTAGAAAACTGGCCAATGTGAGCAATTTGCCTACTTTTGCCACTTTCGTAAATGGAAAATTGGTAAACGAAACGCAAACCAACAAACAAGAAGTTTTAATAGAATTGGTAAATGACATTGCATAA
- a CDS encoding DUF6952 family protein: MKLPVIKHLSQFIEENDQDYLIETIEVLEALTEISSLKDEELDVIGELISNMYGALEVHKMTKDGMDKKEALNTFMKRVLGSIDK, from the coding sequence ATGAAACTACCCGTAATCAAACATTTATCTCAATTTATTGAAGAAAATGACCAAGATTATCTTATCGAAACCATTGAAGTCCTGGAAGCCTTGACCGAGATTTCTTCCTTGAAAGACGAAGAGTTGGACGTGATTGGCGAATTAATTTCCAATATGTACGGTGCACTCGAAGTCCATAAAATGACCAAAGACGGAATGGATAAAAAGGAAGCCTTGAATACTTTTATGAAAAGAGTTCTGGGTTCCATCGACAAATAA
- the tpx gene encoding thiol peroxidase, with product MASITLGGNPINTSGELPKVGSKLADFKLVKNDLSTATLGDFAGSKLVLNIFPSIDTGTCATSVRKFNESASKLDNTKVLCISRDLPFAQKRFCGAEGLENVVNLSDFQEGSFGKTNGLEIVDGVLAGLHSRSIIVVDEKGTVLYTEQVPEIANEPNYEAALAVL from the coding sequence ATGGCTTCAATAACATTGGGAGGAAATCCAATAAACACTTCAGGTGAATTACCAAAAGTTGGCTCAAAACTAGCCGATTTCAAATTAGTTAAAAACGATCTTTCTACTGCCACACTTGGTGATTTTGCAGGAAGTAAATTAGTTTTGAATATTTTTCCAAGCATCGACACTGGAACTTGTGCCACATCTGTTCGTAAATTTAACGAAAGTGCCAGCAAACTAGATAACACGAAAGTATTGTGTATTTCAAGAGATTTGCCTTTTGCACAAAAACGTTTTTGTGGTGCCGAAGGATTGGAGAACGTGGTTAATTTGTCCGATTTTCAAGAAGGAAGTTTTGGAAAAACCAATGGATTGGAAATTGTTGACGGTGTATTGGCTGGTCTTCATTCAAGATCAATCATCGTGGTGGACGAAAAAGGAACAGTTCTATATACGGAACAAGTACCGGAAATTGCAAATGAGCCTAACTACGAAGCTGCTTTGGCAGTTCTATAA
- a CDS encoding diacylglycerol kinase family protein, translated as MEFQKDNTFFSGRLKSVSFALKGAIKLISTEHSIMVQFSLGILMTILGFYCNLTKTEWLFQTLAIGFVMSIEGLNTAIEKIADFIHPSYHEKIGFIKDISAGAVLFAAFTAIAIGLIIYIPKFL; from the coding sequence ATGGAATTTCAGAAAGACAACACTTTCTTTAGCGGACGACTAAAAAGCGTTTCGTTTGCCCTAAAAGGCGCAATAAAATTGATTTCGACCGAGCACAGTATAATGGTTCAATTTTCACTTGGAATTTTGATGACCATTCTTGGTTTTTATTGTAATCTCACCAAAACCGAATGGCTTTTTCAAACCTTGGCAATAGGGTTTGTCATGAGCATTGAAGGATTGAATACCGCCATTGAAAAAATTGCCGATTTTATTCATCCCAGTTATCACGAAAAAATTGGGTTCATAAAAGACATTTCGGCCGGGGCAGTCTTATTCGCCGCTTTTACCGCAATCGCAATTGGATTAATCATATATATACCAAAATTTTTATAG
- a CDS encoding DNA translocase FtsK codes for MAKTIKPTTPDKKTDSKSEAKKLWAITKQHKVVLGCLLVLFSVALLLAFISFYIYGQEDQSAVNQLTDRNETVQNWLGKFGAFLADLAVYKGFGIASFLFVRLFFLTGLFLILDISLRKMKNIWFWDLFVIIILSVLFGFFATSLPELGGIIGYELNLFLQDYIGKTGTLLILLFGIVIYLIFKIKLSPEKIKTFFENTKKELKTDLSSAAGASAPTGAYNLEEYALEDPELDEELDGIHLKTTGSQFEINKEALKPTISNPSEITLKTLPNEVTPPPFHLPEIIHTNDESFVIEKAPEEDIIEENLASKLVADFGLFDPTLDLSNYKYPTIDLLKEYSTGGITINQEELEENKNRIVETLRNYKIEIAQIKATVGPSVTLYEIVPEAGIRISKIKSLEDDIALSLSALGIRIIAPIPGKGTIGIEVPNKNPTMVSMKSVIGSAKFQEAEMELPLALGKTISNETFVVDLAKMPHLLMAGATGQGKSVGLNAVITSLLYKKHPAEIKFVLVDPKKVELTLFNKIERHYLAKLPDTDDAIITDNAKVINTLNSLCVEMDNRYSLLKDAMVRNIKEYNDKFKSRKLNPENGHRFLPYIILVVDEFADLIMTAGKEVETPIARLAQLARAIGIHLIIATQRPSVNVITGLIKANFPARIAFRVTSKIDSRTILDGQGADQLIGRGDMLYTNGNDMVRVQCAFVDTPEVEKIVDFVGSQKAYATAYLLPEFIGEESGINLDMDISERDTLFREAAEVIVNAQQGSASLLQRKLKLGYNRAGRLIDQLEAAGIVGPFEGSKARNVNIPDMSSLDQFFNNEQN; via the coding sequence ATGGCAAAAACAATAAAACCAACAACTCCAGACAAGAAAACCGATTCAAAATCTGAGGCGAAAAAACTATGGGCAATAACAAAACAACACAAAGTTGTTTTAGGTTGCCTTTTGGTACTTTTTTCAGTTGCCTTGTTACTTGCCTTTATTTCCTTTTATATTTATGGACAGGAAGATCAAAGTGCCGTAAATCAATTGACGGATCGAAATGAGACGGTTCAAAACTGGTTGGGTAAGTTTGGTGCTTTTCTGGCTGATTTGGCGGTTTATAAAGGTTTCGGAATTGCTTCTTTCCTTTTTGTTCGGTTATTCTTCTTGACGGGATTGTTTTTAATCCTTGATATTTCGTTAAGAAAAATGAAGAATATTTGGTTTTGGGATTTGTTTGTAATTATAATCCTTTCGGTTTTGTTTGGTTTTTTTGCCACTTCCTTGCCAGAATTGGGCGGAATCATTGGCTATGAATTGAACTTGTTTTTGCAAGATTATATTGGAAAAACAGGAACTTTATTGATACTGCTCTTTGGAATCGTTATTTATTTGATTTTTAAAATCAAGCTGTCTCCTGAAAAAATCAAAACCTTTTTCGAAAATACAAAAAAAGAACTCAAAACCGATTTAAGTTCTGCGGCAGGAGCAAGCGCACCAACCGGCGCATATAATCTAGAGGAATATGCTCTTGAAGACCCAGAATTAGATGAAGAACTTGATGGAATTCATCTAAAAACAACAGGTTCGCAATTTGAAATCAACAAGGAGGCGTTAAAACCTACCATTAGTAATCCTTCAGAAATTACGTTGAAAACACTTCCGAATGAAGTAACGCCTCCGCCTTTCCATTTACCGGAAATTATTCATACCAATGACGAAAGTTTTGTGATCGAAAAAGCACCAGAGGAAGACATCATTGAGGAAAACTTGGCGTCAAAATTGGTGGCTGATTTCGGATTGTTTGATCCTACTTTGGATTTATCCAATTACAAATACCCAACAATTGATTTACTAAAAGAATATTCAACCGGAGGAATTACCATCAACCAGGAAGAATTAGAAGAAAACAAGAACAGAATTGTTGAAACACTTCGCAACTACAAAATAGAAATTGCACAAATAAAAGCCACAGTTGGCCCCTCGGTAACCTTATATGAAATTGTGCCAGAAGCTGGAATCCGTATTTCTAAAATCAAAAGTTTGGAAGACGACATAGCCCTGTCACTTTCGGCGTTGGGAATCCGTATCATCGCTCCAATTCCTGGAAAAGGAACCATAGGAATAGAAGTTCCCAACAAGAATCCCACGATGGTGTCGATGAAAAGCGTCATTGGTTCTGCCAAATTTCAAGAAGCCGAAATGGAACTGCCACTTGCTTTGGGAAAAACTATTTCGAACGAAACTTTCGTGGTCGATTTAGCCAAAATGCCTCACTTATTGATGGCTGGAGCGACGGGACAAGGAAAATCGGTTGGTTTGAATGCCGTGATCACTTCTTTATTGTACAAGAAACATCCTGCCGAAATCAAGTTTGTTTTGGTTGATCCAAAAAAAGTGGAATTAACGCTTTTCAATAAAATAGAAAGACATTATTTGGCCAAATTGCCAGATACGGACGATGCCATTATTACCGATAATGCCAAAGTTATCAATACCCTGAATTCGCTTTGCGTGGAAATGGACAATCGTTATTCTTTATTGAAAGATGCGATGGTTCGAAACATCAAGGAATACAACGACAAATTCAAGTCCAGAAAATTGAATCCAGAAAACGGACACCGATTTTTGCCTTACATCATACTGGTGGTCGACGAGTTTGCCGATTTAATCATGACTGCAGGAAAAGAAGTGGAAACCCCGATTGCGAGATTGGCACAATTGGCCCGAGCCATTGGAATCCACTTGATTATAGCTACCCAAAGACCTTCGGTAAACGTAATTACCGGTTTGATAAAAGCCAATTTCCCTGCCAGAATTGCCTTCAGGGTAACTTCAAAAATAGATTCCAGAACCATTCTTGATGGTCAAGGAGCCGATCAATTGATAGGTCGTGGTGACATGCTTTACACCAACGGAAACGATATGGTGCGAGTACAATGTGCATTTGTGGATACGCCAGAAGTTGAAAAAATTGTAGATTTTGTAGGTTCCCAAAAAGCCTATGCAACCGCTTATTTACTTCCAGAATTTATTGGCGAGGAAAGTGGCATTAATCTTGATATGGATATTTCCGAGAGAGACACTTTATTTAGGGAAGCGGCAGAAGTTATTGTAAATGCCCAACAAGGTTCGGCTTCTTTATTGCAACGAAAATTAAAATTGGGCTACAACAGGGCTGGTAGATTGATTGACCAACTTGAAGCCGCAGGAATTGTAGGGCCATTTGAAGGCAGCAAGGCTCGAAATGTAAACATTCCCGACATGAGTTCTCTTGACCAATTTTTCAACAACGAACAAAATTAA
- a CDS encoding LolA family protein has product MNKYFQIIALLLFSISIQAQDKKAKDLLNQVTTIVKSYDNIVIDFKYTLNNSKENINQNSKGNVTMKGNQYVLNFMGVTKIFDGKKSYTIVPEDEEVTISTVNENDDTAITPSKMLTFFNSGYKCSMDILQDVKGRKIQYVKLVPNNAKDPRKEILLGIDVQTKHIYNLIETGKKGTKTTLTVNSFKTNQPLSKNQFTFVASKYPNYYINKLD; this is encoded by the coding sequence ATGAATAAGTATTTTCAAATTATAGCCTTACTGCTTTTTAGCATCTCTATCCAAGCACAAGACAAAAAGGCAAAAGACCTTTTGAACCAGGTGACGACAATAGTAAAAAGCTATGACAACATTGTAATTGATTTTAAATACACCTTGAACAACAGCAAGGAAAACATCAATCAAAACAGCAAGGGAAACGTGACGATGAAAGGGAATCAATACGTCCTGAATTTTATGGGAGTAACCAAAATTTTTGATGGAAAGAAAAGCTACACCATTGTTCCGGAAGACGAGGAAGTTACCATATCAACAGTCAACGAAAATGACGACACTGCCATAACTCCATCCAAAATGTTGACTTTTTTCAATTCTGGTTATAAATGTTCCATGGATATTTTGCAAGACGTGAAAGGCAGAAAAATACAATACGTAAAATTAGTTCCCAACAATGCAAAAGACCCAAGAAAAGAAATACTTTTGGGCATTGATGTACAAACAAAACACATCTACAACTTGATTGAAACGGGCAAAAAAGGAACAAAAACCACTTTGACTGTTAATTCTTTTAAAACCAACCAACCTTTGTCAAAAAATCAATTTACCTTTGTCGCGAGTAAATATCCAAATTACTACATCAATAAATTAGATTAA
- a CDS encoding LptF/LptG family permease has product MKILDKYLLKTFLSTFTMVFVILFFIFILQSVWLFIAELAGKDLDLVMVLKFLLFAMPRIVPLVLPLSVLLASIMTFGNLAENYEFAAMKSAGISLQRAMKSLIIFISILSIVAFLFANNVIPYAEFKFINFRKNIAQLKPAMAIAEGQFSDVGLFNIKVNKKSGENGNILTGITIHKKSIFGDGNKTVIKAKNGELISSEKSSTLQLVLNDGNYYEDVVTKKYEDRNKVPFAKSSFKKYIINIDLSKLNPVDVNNTNISNTNTMLNVSELNYTLDSLHKNMDTDILSFSENINQRIGVLGKTMSIPTPKSKTLPKDLMSIYKNEKKLEVLNLAISSVENNLYSIDGTNTELENKQKNINGHLLAFYDKFVIVYACFLMFFIGAPLGAIIRKGGLGLPIVFAVLIFISFHFINTFGKRVSQEDQLSPFFGAWLSSIILSPLAILLTYRATNDIGLINMDVILAPFQKAFQKVFPPQK; this is encoded by the coding sequence GTGAAAATTCTCGACAAATATTTACTGAAAACCTTTCTGAGTACATTTACCATGGTATTTGTAATCCTGTTTTTCATATTCATACTTCAATCGGTTTGGTTGTTCATTGCAGAACTTGCAGGTAAAGACCTGGATTTGGTCATGGTGCTCAAGTTTTTATTGTTTGCAATGCCTCGAATTGTACCTTTGGTATTGCCTTTGTCCGTATTATTGGCTTCGATAATGACTTTTGGAAATTTGGCCGAAAATTATGAATTTGCCGCCATGAAGTCTGCCGGTATTTCGCTTCAAAGAGCCATGAAAAGCTTAATTATCTTTATCTCGATATTGAGCATCGTCGCCTTCTTGTTTGCCAATAACGTCATTCCCTATGCCGAATTTAAATTCATCAATTTCAGAAAAAACATTGCCCAATTAAAACCTGCCATGGCTATTGCCGAAGGACAGTTTAGCGACGTGGGCTTGTTTAACATCAAGGTAAATAAAAAGTCCGGCGAAAACGGAAACATCCTCACCGGTATAACCATTCACAAGAAATCAATTTTTGGAGATGGAAACAAAACCGTAATTAAGGCCAAGAATGGGGAATTGATCAGCAGCGAGAAATCCAGTACACTGCAATTGGTGTTGAATGACGGCAATTATTACGAAGATGTTGTCACCAAAAAATATGAAGACAGAAACAAGGTTCCATTTGCCAAAAGTAGCTTCAAAAAATACATCATCAATATTGATTTGTCAAAATTGAACCCCGTTGACGTAAACAACACCAACATCAGCAACACCAATACGATGCTCAATGTCAGTGAACTCAACTATACCCTGGACTCCCTGCACAAAAATATGGATACCGATATTTTGTCTTTTTCGGAAAACATCAATCAACGTATTGGGGTTTTGGGCAAAACCATGTCTATCCCGACACCAAAAAGCAAGACTCTTCCAAAGGATTTAATGTCAATTTACAAAAACGAAAAAAAGCTGGAAGTCCTGAATTTGGCCATCAGTTCCGTTGAAAACAACCTGTATTCCATTGACGGCACCAATACCGAGCTAGAAAACAAACAAAAAAACATTAATGGACATCTATTGGCTTTCTATGACAAATTTGTAATTGTATATGCCTGTTTCTTGATGTTTTTCATTGGAGCACCCTTGGGAGCCATCATTAGAAAAGGAGGATTGGGTTTGCCAATCGTCTTTGCCGTTTTAATCTTTATATCCTTCCATTTCATCAATACTTTTGGAAAAAGAGTTTCACAAGAAGACCAACTATCTCCTTTTTTTGGAGCATGGTTGTCCTCCATTATTCTTTCTCCTTTGGCTATTTTATTGACTTACAGAGCCACGAACGATATTGGATTAATCAACATGGATGTCATTCTGGCTCCTTTTCAAAAAGCATTTCAAAAAGTATTTCCACCACAAAAATAA
- the ribB gene encoding 3,4-dihydroxy-2-butanone-4-phosphate synthase, with translation MTTTKIQLHTIEEAIEAIRQGEIIIVVDDEDRENEGDFLAAAEKVTPEMINFMATHGRGLICAPLTESRCKELGLHSMVSNNTDPMETAFTVSVDLRGKGVTTGISASDRALTVQSLIDPNTKPHDLARPGHIFPLIAKQGGVLRRTGHTEAAIDFARLAGFKPAGVIVEIMNEDGTMARLPQLVKVAKKFNLKIVSIEDLVAYRMQHDSLIVKKEDFDIETRFGTFRMRAYLQTTNNRVHIALTKGTWNIGEAILTRINATLINNDILGTLTNDANKKLCDLFELINAEGKGAVLFINQESQSGDLLNRIVELKELQAKGEFKAPQIKMDNRDFGIGAQILHDIDISRIRLLSNTEQTKRVGMIGYGLEIEEYVAY, from the coding sequence ATGACTACAACAAAAATACAACTACACACCATTGAAGAAGCCATTGAAGCTATTCGTCAAGGTGAAATAATAATTGTTGTTGATGATGAGGACAGGGAAAATGAAGGTGATTTCTTGGCCGCCGCCGAAAAAGTGACACCAGAAATGATCAATTTTATGGCTACCCACGGTCGTGGATTGATATGTGCCCCATTGACGGAAAGCCGTTGCAAAGAGTTGGGACTTCATTCCATGGTCAGTAACAATACAGACCCAATGGAAACCGCTTTTACGGTTTCGGTGGATTTAAGAGGCAAAGGGGTAACGACGGGAATTTCAGCATCGGATAGGGCACTTACCGTCCAGTCTTTGATTGACCCGAACACCAAACCGCACGATTTGGCCAGACCAGGCCACATATTTCCTTTAATTGCCAAACAAGGAGGCGTTTTAAGACGCACCGGACATACGGAAGCCGCTATCGATTTTGCCCGATTGGCTGGATTTAAACCAGCTGGTGTGATTGTCGAAATCATGAACGAAGACGGAACCATGGCACGATTGCCACAATTGGTCAAAGTGGCGAAAAAATTCAATTTAAAAATAGTTTCCATTGAAGATCTGGTTGCCTACAGAATGCAACATGACAGCTTGATTGTCAAAAAAGAAGATTTTGACATTGAAACCCGTTTTGGCACTTTTAGAATGCGAGCTTACCTGCAAACCACTAATAATCGCGTTCACATTGCGTTGACGAAAGGAACCTGGAATATTGGCGAAGCCATATTGACCCGTATCAATGCCACATTGATCAATAACGATATTTTAGGCACACTGACCAATGATGCCAACAAGAAATTATGCGACCTTTTCGAACTAATCAATGCCGAAGGAAAAGGAGCCGTATTGTTTATCAACCAAGAATCACAATCCGGGGATTTATTGAATCGCATTGTCGAATTGAAAGAATTGCAAGCCAAAGGCGAATTCAAGGCGCCACAAATCAAGATGGACAACAGGGATTTTGGAATTGGTGCCCAAATCTTGCACGACATCGACATTTCAAGAATTCGTTTATTGTCGAATACCGAGCAGACCAAACGTGTTGGAATGATTGGATATGGCCTGGAAATCGAAGAATACGTTGCGTATTAG
- a CDS encoding site-specific integrase, with amino-acid sequence MNNPVSILFYVKRAKVNNEGICPIYARITVQSKRFEFSTNKFINPERWSSEGAKIRGASEEARTINSHLDFIKNQINEAEKKLFKKDITVTSENLKNELFGTRTSKRMLIPIFQDHNDRIKSLVGQEYAPGTLERYETSLKHTKEFLQWKFGVSDFDIIEIDHAFITDYEYFLRSVRKCANNTAVKYIKNFKKIIRICLANGWLDKDPFANYKSKVREVERDFLSQEEVQAIYTKKFATSRLNLVSDIFVFSCFTGLAYIDVKNLMQSNISLGIDGKRWIFTHRQKTESPSRIPLLQIPEEIIQKYAANPQCLNEDRLLPVLSNQKMNSYLKEIADVCGINKELTFHIARHTFATTITLTNGVPIESVSKMLGHKSLKTTQHYAKILDKKVSEDMQLLRDKFQISSPAAAQEPIS; translated from the coding sequence ATGAATAATCCTGTATCGATTCTCTTTTACGTAAAGAGAGCAAAAGTCAACAATGAGGGTATTTGCCCTATTTATGCACGAATTACTGTTCAATCCAAACGGTTTGAGTTTAGCACTAACAAATTTATTAATCCCGAAAGATGGTCTAGTGAAGGCGCTAAAATTAGGGGTGCAAGTGAAGAAGCTAGAACAATAAATAGTCATCTTGATTTTATTAAAAATCAAATAAATGAGGCTGAAAAAAAATTATTCAAAAAAGACATCACGGTGACATCCGAAAATCTGAAAAATGAATTATTCGGAACTAGGACGTCTAAACGTATGCTCATCCCAATATTCCAGGATCATAATGACAGAATTAAATCCTTGGTAGGTCAAGAATATGCTCCCGGAACTCTTGAGCGTTATGAAACTTCACTAAAGCATACCAAGGAATTCCTTCAATGGAAATTCGGAGTTTCCGATTTCGATATAATTGAAATCGACCACGCCTTCATTACTGATTATGAGTATTTCCTTCGAAGCGTCCGCAAATGCGCCAACAACACCGCGGTTAAGTACATCAAGAACTTCAAAAAAATTATCAGAATTTGTTTGGCCAATGGATGGCTGGATAAAGATCCATTTGCGAATTATAAATCAAAAGTCCGGGAGGTCGAAAGAGATTTTCTATCTCAGGAAGAGGTACAAGCAATCTATACCAAAAAATTTGCTACCAGCAGATTAAATCTGGTAAGCGATATTTTCGTTTTCAGCTGCTTTACGGGTCTGGCCTACATTGATGTCAAAAACTTGATGCAATCCAATATTAGCCTTGGTATTGATGGCAAACGATGGATTTTCACTCACCGTCAAAAAACGGAATCCCCCTCCAGAATTCCATTACTGCAAATTCCCGAAGAAATAATCCAAAAATATGCAGCCAACCCACAATGCCTTAACGAAGATAGATTATTACCTGTGTTAAGCAATCAAAAAATGAACAGCTACCTAAAAGAAATAGCGGACGTTTGCGGCATAAATAAAGAATTAACCTTCCACATTGCCAGACATACGTTTGCGACCACTATAACCCTCACAAATGGCGTTCCAATCGAAAGCGTGAGCAAAATGCTTGGTCATAAAAGCCTCAAAACTACCCAGCATTATGCGAAGATTTTAGACAAGAAAGTAAGCGAGGATATGCAGCTCTTAAGAGATAAATTCCAAATAAGTAGTCCTGCAGCGGCACAAGAACCAATAAGTTAA